One genomic region from Actinomycetota bacterium encodes:
- a CDS encoding YceI family protein — translation MREKWVFDPHYSTLWFRVNHLGVSRVRGTFRTWRGFVCMGEGGLSDSTAEIIIDPSSLETGDAPRDELAMGPLFLDTGRFDTIEFVADEVQVVDSHHLRLIGLLTLHGVTRPVPVDVTWRGEVLEDDGSSRLGFEATATVRRKDFGVVWTGPAEAAADFLIGDTVELTFEVEALRNPTGC, via the coding sequence ATGCGCGAGAAGTGGGTCTTCGACCCGCACTACTCCACGCTGTGGTTCCGTGTGAACCATCTCGGGGTGAGTCGTGTGCGCGGCACGTTCCGCACGTGGCGCGGGTTCGTGTGCATGGGCGAGGGCGGGCTGAGCGACTCCACCGCCGAGATCATCATCGACCCGTCGAGCCTCGAGACCGGCGACGCCCCGCGCGACGAACTCGCGATGGGCCCGCTCTTCCTGGACACCGGCCGCTTCGACACCATCGAGTTCGTCGCGGACGAGGTCCAGGTCGTGGACTCGCACCACCTGCGGCTGATCGGCCTGCTCACGCTCCACGGCGTGACGCGGCCGGTCCCTGTGGACGTGACGTGGCGCGGCGAGGTGCTCGAGGATGACGGCTCGAGCCGGCTCGGGTTCGAGGCGACCGCGACCGTGCGGCGCAAGGACTTCGGCGTCGTGTGGACCGGACCGGCCGAAGCAGCAGCCGACTTCCTCATCGGCGACACCGTGGAGCTCACGTTCGAGGTCGAGGCGCTGCGCAACCCCACCGGCTGCTGA